In the genome of Phycisphaerae bacterium RAS1, one region contains:
- the lexA_2 gene encoding LexA repressor has product MPGRSQNRLTAHQRAILYWIKQFIRAHGMPPTVREVGAAFGIKSSSAFAVLQALERKGALKRGELGARSLIVKPTRQRGRGEHVNVPIVGRIAAGRPIEAIEDEHGALAVRSELLRRRPGYALQVLGDSMIEAGILNGDYVVVRKQETAEDGDIVVALIESEATLKRFYREPGAVRLEPANPAMPSIRVSAGEFRIQGTVVAVQRLLGRQ; this is encoded by the coding sequence ATGCCTGGACGCAGCCAGAACCGGCTGACGGCGCACCAACGCGCGATCCTGTACTGGATCAAGCAATTCATTCGCGCCCACGGCATGCCGCCCACGGTGCGCGAAGTCGGTGCCGCGTTCGGCATCAAGAGCTCCAGCGCTTTCGCCGTGCTTCAGGCGCTCGAACGGAAAGGCGCCTTGAAGCGCGGCGAGCTCGGGGCTCGGTCGCTGATCGTCAAACCAACGCGGCAACGGGGCCGTGGCGAACACGTGAACGTTCCAATCGTCGGTCGCATCGCCGCCGGACGGCCCATCGAGGCCATCGAGGATGAGCACGGTGCGTTGGCCGTGCGGTCAGAACTTCTCCGCCGGCGTCCCGGGTACGCGCTACAGGTTCTCGGCGACAGCATGATCGAAGCGGGGATTCTCAACGGCGACTACGTCGTGGTCCGCAAGCAGGAGACCGCAGAGGACGGCGACATCGTGGTGGCGCTGATCGAATCCGAGGCGACGCTGAAGCGGTTCTACCGTGAACCGGGCGCCGTACGGCTCGAGCCGGCGAACCCCGCCATGCCGTCGATTCGGGTAAGTGCTGGAGAGTTTCGGATTCAGGGAACGGTTGTAGCCGTCCAGCGGCTGCTTGGGCGTCAGTAG
- the mprA gene encoding Response regulator MprA — protein sequence MPQQATVLIADDDTDVRRSIRTRLTARGYRVVEADSGIATVSQCLAERVDACILDHCMPCGTGRAVARMLRQESDTPVIFISGRSRDEFRDFVMELPDMYFLGKPLDMDRLLQLLGALVPPPGSCDSARNPRQSYADA from the coding sequence ATGCCCCAGCAGGCGACCGTCTTGATCGCGGATGATGACACGGACGTCCGGCGCTCGATTCGGACGCGGCTGACGGCGCGCGGATATCGAGTGGTCGAGGCCGACAGCGGCATTGCGACCGTCTCGCAGTGCCTGGCGGAGCGCGTCGATGCGTGTATTCTCGATCATTGCATGCCCTGCGGCACCGGCCGCGCCGTCGCGCGCATGCTGCGGCAGGAGAGTGACACGCCGGTGATCTTCATTTCCGGGCGCAGCCGGGACGAGTTCCGTGACTTCGTCATGGAATTGCCGGACATGTATTTCCTCGGCAAGCCGCTGGACATGGATCGCCTCCTGCAACTGCTCGGCGCTCTCGTGCCGCCGCCGGGTTCCTGTGATTCTGCCCGCAACCCCCGGCAAAGCTACGCCGACGCTTGA
- the tdiR gene encoding Transcriptional regulatory protein TdiR, protein MSSQQHNYSVFVVDDDAEMRSSLVWMFAGLGITAVAFSSAEEFLASYDSGARGCALVDVRMPGMSGLELQQQLAERGCRLPVIVMSGHADVPSAVEAMEAGAVSYVEKPFRQDDILRVIDRALHRADQIARHDADQSVLQRLSPREYEVMQLAVHGEPSKAIAHRLGISKRTVDKHRGRILAKTGAETWAGLIALCLRVDMDGWSSPSDAGAHHVP, encoded by the coding sequence ATGTCCTCCCAGCAACACAACTACAGCGTCTTCGTTGTGGACGACGACGCGGAGATGCGCAGTTCGCTGGTCTGGATGTTTGCAGGTTTGGGGATCACCGCCGTCGCCTTTTCATCGGCGGAGGAGTTTCTGGCGTCCTACGACTCGGGCGCCCGCGGCTGCGCGCTGGTGGACGTCCGAATGCCGGGGATGAGCGGGCTCGAGCTTCAGCAGCAGCTCGCCGAGCGCGGCTGCCGGCTGCCGGTCATCGTCATGTCCGGCCATGCAGACGTGCCCTCCGCCGTCGAAGCGATGGAGGCCGGAGCGGTCTCATATGTCGAGAAACCATTCAGGCAGGACGACATCCTCCGGGTCATCGACCGCGCGCTGCACCGCGCAGACCAGATCGCCCGGCACGACGCCGATCAGTCGGTCCTGCAACGGCTCTCGCCGCGCGAGTACGAAGTCATGCAGTTGGCCGTGCATGGCGAACCGTCCAAGGCGATTGCGCACCGCCTGGGAATCAGCAAACGCACCGTCGACAAGCACCGCGGGCGGATTCTGGCGAAGACCGGAGCCGAGACCTGGGCGGGGCTCATCGCGCTATGCCTGCGCGTGGACATGGATGGTTGGAGCAGCCCATCGGACGCCGGCGCACACCACGTTCCGTAG
- the priA gene encoding Primosomal protein N' — protein sequence MESKRAGPIQSALASGCEAADNPAAIALHVRNAPIPTPNEQLWLIPAAGQTRMQPVAEVAVRLRTYRPVTFGLPAEAVDCVRPGSLVRVPARTRGRLIDGLCLRVSQEPWRQTRPQVATWFEPEIALDESLVELGLWLSGYYLCPPWLVFALMVPAAMRRGRLRRIEWLERSGGEVPRLSAGQRRLLDAVGPAGAALRDALRRAEVGRGTLARLLKRGLLTRSDRDDVARPLPAESSADALPGAVNPAEGGRATPEDEYTLTAAQEAALAQIAGALASVDPFRVLLLFGVPGSGKTEVYVRAIRRVIAAGRQAILLVPEIALVTQIVDRLVRRFARVAVLHSQLTPKTRREALRRIAAGTVDVVIGTRTAALAPCRRLGLIVVDEEQESSFKSLASPFYHARDVAIKRGQIERIPVVLGSATPSLESWHNAHTSPHFTLLNLNERVPGASLPRVRIVAPASGEEHDGLLSAELRDELARTIGGGGQAILLHNRRGYAPWLRCTACGALCRCPRCNAAMVFHQPKEMRCHRCGQRGEAPGRCPDKSCGGRLERAGQAIQKLEETLRVLLPQARLLRLDRDTMRRRHDYQAALRSFEAHEADILLGTQMVAKGLDFPLVRLVGVIDADAALSLPDFRAAERVFQLLMQVAGRAGRREGESLALIQPVGEVSDVLTFAVRMDYTSFAAAERAARQRYGLPPFSRMIRLIGADERPGRARDEMAAAAERLRKLAPAIHPEIHVDDATACVIPRLREMLRYDVVLRGPRDGVLQKLIERARDEKQLWPNVKRFTVDVDPIELL from the coding sequence ATGGAATCCAAACGCGCGGGCCCGATACAAAGCGCGCTGGCCTCGGGCTGCGAGGCGGCGGATAATCCAGCCGCAATCGCGTTGCACGTGAGGAATGCGCCCATCCCGACCCCCAACGAACAACTCTGGCTGATTCCCGCCGCCGGGCAGACGCGCATGCAGCCGGTGGCCGAAGTCGCCGTTCGGCTGCGGACGTATCGGCCGGTGACGTTCGGCCTGCCGGCTGAGGCGGTCGATTGCGTGCGGCCCGGCTCGCTGGTGCGTGTGCCGGCGCGGACGCGCGGGCGGTTGATCGACGGGCTGTGCCTGCGCGTGTCCCAGGAGCCATGGCGCCAGACTCGGCCACAAGTTGCCACGTGGTTTGAACCAGAGATCGCGCTGGACGAATCGTTGGTCGAGCTGGGGCTGTGGCTTAGCGGATACTACCTGTGCCCGCCGTGGCTGGTATTCGCGCTGATGGTGCCGGCGGCGATGCGCCGCGGGCGCCTGCGACGAATCGAGTGGCTGGAGCGGAGCGGCGGCGAGGTGCCGCGATTGTCGGCGGGGCAGCGGCGGCTGCTCGACGCGGTCGGCCCCGCGGGCGCGGCATTGCGCGACGCGCTGCGGCGGGCGGAAGTCGGGCGCGGCACGCTCGCGCGGCTGCTGAAGCGCGGGTTGCTCACGAGGTCTGATCGCGACGATGTCGCCCGGCCGCTCCCGGCCGAATCATCCGCGGACGCGCTGCCCGGCGCTGTCAATCCGGCCGAGGGCGGCCGGGCTACACCGGAAGATGAATATACGCTCACGGCGGCACAGGAGGCGGCGCTGGCCCAGATTGCCGGCGCATTGGCAAGCGTGGACCCATTTCGCGTGCTGCTGCTTTTCGGCGTGCCGGGCAGCGGCAAGACGGAGGTCTACGTCCGTGCGATTCGCCGCGTGATCGCCGCCGGGCGGCAGGCAATTCTGCTGGTGCCGGAGATCGCGCTGGTGACGCAAATCGTCGATCGGCTGGTGCGGCGATTTGCGCGCGTGGCGGTGCTGCACAGCCAGCTCACGCCGAAAACGCGCCGCGAGGCGCTGCGCCGCATCGCCGCCGGAACGGTCGACGTGGTGATCGGCACGCGCACGGCGGCGCTGGCGCCGTGCCGTCGGCTGGGGCTGATCGTGGTGGACGAGGAGCAGGAGTCTAGCTTCAAGAGCCTGGCGTCGCCCTTCTATCACGCCCGCGACGTCGCGATCAAGCGCGGCCAGATTGAGCGGATTCCGGTCGTGCTCGGCTCGGCGACGCCGTCGCTCGAATCCTGGCACAACGCGCACACGTCGCCGCACTTCACGCTGCTGAATCTGAACGAGCGCGTGCCGGGGGCGAGCCTGCCGCGGGTTCGCATCGTCGCGCCCGCAAGCGGGGAGGAGCACGACGGCCTGCTTTCGGCCGAGCTGCGCGACGAATTGGCGCGCACGATCGGCGGCGGCGGGCAGGCGATTCTGCTGCACAACCGCCGCGGATACGCCCCGTGGCTGCGCTGCACGGCGTGCGGCGCGCTGTGCCGCTGTCCGCGCTGCAACGCGGCGATGGTCTTCCACCAGCCGAAGGAGATGCGCTGCCACCGCTGCGGCCAGCGCGGCGAGGCGCCGGGCCGCTGCCCCGACAAGTCCTGCGGCGGGCGGCTGGAGCGGGCCGGGCAGGCGATTCAGAAGCTCGAGGAGACGCTGCGCGTGCTGCTGCCGCAGGCGCGGCTGCTGCGGCTGGATCGCGACACGATGCGGCGGCGGCACGATTACCAGGCGGCGCTGCGGAGCTTCGAGGCGCACGAGGCGGACATTCTGCTGGGCACACAGATGGTCGCGAAGGGGCTGGATTTTCCGCTGGTGCGGCTGGTCGGCGTGATCGACGCGGACGCGGCCCTGTCGCTGCCGGATTTCCGGGCGGCCGAGCGCGTGTTTCAACTGCTGATGCAGGTGGCGGGGCGCGCGGGGCGGCGCGAGGGCGAATCGCTGGCGCTGATTCAGCCGGTGGGCGAGGTGTCGGACGTGCTGACGTTCGCCGTGCGGATGGACTACACGTCGTTTGCGGCGGCCGAGCGGGCGGCGCGACAGCGCTACGGATTGCCGCCGTTTTCGCGAATGATCCGGCTGATCGGGGCGGACGAGCGGCCGGGGCGAGCGCGGGACGAGATGGCGGCGGCAGCGGAGCGGCTGCGGAAGCTGGCGCCGGCGATCCATCCGGAGATTCACGTGGATGATGCGACGGCGTGCGTGATCCCGCGGCTGCGGGAGATGCTGCGGTACGACGTGGTGCTGCGCGGGCCGCGCGACGGCGTGCTTCAGAAGCTCATTGAGCGGGCGCGCGATGAAAAGCAACTGTGGCCGAATGTGAAGCGGTTTACCGTGGATGTGGATCCGATAGAGTTGCTTTGA
- a CDS encoding PD-(D/E)XK nuclease superfamily protein — protein MTIQLPISSDVAPADTTAAMSRSRELLTSTRLATLRRCAKQHYLRYELGLSRVRTSDALRLGGAFHRGLERHNRGADPADAIIDAVAGHESVPEWADSFEWEVERETVEQLLAGHFWRYEKDDLEIIAVERTFELPLVNPQTGRPSRAFVIAGKIDAIVRLADGRLAILEYKTAGEDIGPDSDYWLRLRCDPQISQYVLAARALGFDVATVLYDVTRKPTISPLRATPPDKRKYTKDGRLYATQRENDETPEAFGQRLLVDVGDRPDYYFQRREVPRLEDELAEFQAEVWQQAKQLLDARRHGRWFRNVHRFTCGTCEFASLCLNGVRVTPGTVPSGFQILTDIHPELSAGDDA, from the coding sequence ATGACGATTCAATTGCCCATTTCGAGCGATGTGGCGCCCGCCGATACGACCGCGGCGATGTCGCGCTCACGCGAACTGCTAACGTCAACGCGCCTGGCAACGCTGCGACGTTGTGCCAAGCAGCACTACCTCCGTTACGAGCTTGGGCTTTCGCGCGTGCGCACCAGCGACGCCCTGCGCCTCGGCGGCGCCTTCCACCGCGGACTGGAGCGTCACAACCGCGGCGCCGATCCGGCGGATGCGATCATTGATGCGGTCGCCGGGCACGAGTCCGTACCCGAATGGGCGGACAGCTTCGAGTGGGAGGTCGAACGGGAGACCGTCGAGCAACTTCTGGCGGGCCATTTCTGGCGCTACGAGAAGGACGACCTCGAGATCATCGCGGTCGAGCGCACCTTCGAACTGCCGCTCGTCAACCCGCAGACCGGTCGCCCGAGCCGCGCGTTCGTCATTGCCGGCAAGATCGACGCGATCGTACGGCTGGCCGACGGGCGGCTCGCGATCCTGGAATACAAGACAGCCGGCGAAGACATCGGCCCCGACAGCGACTACTGGCTTCGCCTGCGCTGCGATCCGCAGATCTCGCAATATGTGCTCGCGGCCCGGGCGCTCGGCTTCGATGTCGCGACTGTCCTGTACGATGTGACGCGCAAGCCAACGATTTCACCGCTCAGAGCAACCCCTCCCGACAAACGCAAGTACACGAAGGACGGTCGCCTCTACGCCACGCAGCGCGAGAACGATGAAACGCCCGAAGCGTTCGGCCAGCGCCTGCTGGTCGATGTCGGCGACCGTCCCGACTACTACTTCCAGCGCCGCGAGGTTCCGCGTCTCGAGGACGAGCTGGCCGAGTTTCAGGCTGAGGTCTGGCAGCAAGCAAAGCAGCTTCTCGACGCCCGCCGCCACGGGCGCTGGTTCCGCAACGTCCACCGCTTCACCTGCGGCACGTGCGAGTTCGCCAGCCTCTGTCTCAACGGCGTGCGCGTGACGCCCGGAACGGTGCCGTCCGGCTTCCAGATTCTCACCGACATTCACCCCGAACTTTCAGCAGGAGATGACGCATGA
- a CDS encoding ski2-like helicase, whose product MRITALEAFGIDPRILVLWQQAGFTELLPIQQQAVQRAKVLDGENAVIFSPTSSGKTFVGEMAAVRTARKSRRVLYLVPQKSLAEEKFREFRSRYGSLGVRVVISTRDRRDNDLDIRRGRFHIAVIVFEKMHALMVNSPTILRNVGLVVIDELQMLGDETRGPALEILLTKVLLAAHKPQIICLSAVLGNAKDLANWLGATLCEDHRRPVELRRGVLYQGLFSYMEHNEKRQSSEPLAGSNGEANRLAILVEQVRSLATRGEQSLVFCRSKKECMETARPIAAALDLGHADGALTELRDLEDSDGKDYLAKLLQRRVAFHNADLDWHQREVIERAFRRGEILVVCSTTTLAMGLNLPARNVFIDTERWERDRAGRWTTVPISQAEYENISGRAGRLGLEKNFGRAIVIAESEFDQDRLFETYVRGELGDLEPALATVPLSQHVLNLVASRMCHSEAEIREILLASYTGSVHWRGDGREAGFAEKLHEAIHHCVDGGLIVRGKKGLEATEIGKLAAARGVAVDTAIEMHAFLRDGAERASEIGTFEVVWHLTGTADGQRIHFNLSKSEWQSGEYAAILTTELGSVAPAVRRRLRAEIGNLEISYESTQRAKKALLLCDWVRGLPTRQIEARFHCFAGSISGLGSEFAWLAETSTGMAKVIGWPNESVARLESLSGQLVHGVESAGLPLTAIRLRGFSRGRIMALVAKGWHAMEKLIAAPLEELRKLVTKPVAEALRDQVARLLERKAAQADDASQAAGGAPAGSDESGEPPDWEPTYSPADDLGARYESDATVHLDGQANKKRHLVLINNQDVYVTQQSFETALKLAIKAKSSDLGWVPVQQICADDNHHQVIRRLRQDLEPAGLDVNKLVENNSSKSYRFSVPPDLISWNDSRIRAHAPQLANLLDAAAESA is encoded by the coding sequence ATGAGAATCACGGCACTGGAGGCCTTCGGCATCGATCCGCGCATCCTCGTCCTGTGGCAGCAGGCGGGATTTACAGAACTCCTTCCGATCCAGCAGCAGGCCGTGCAAAGGGCCAAGGTTCTGGACGGCGAAAACGCGGTCATCTTCTCACCGACGTCATCGGGCAAGACGTTCGTTGGCGAGATGGCCGCAGTCAGAACTGCGCGAAAGAGCCGACGCGTGCTCTACCTCGTGCCGCAGAAGTCGCTCGCCGAGGAGAAGTTCCGCGAATTCCGATCGCGATATGGTTCGCTGGGCGTGCGCGTGGTCATCTCGACGCGGGACCGCAGGGACAACGACCTGGACATCCGCCGCGGCCGGTTTCACATCGCCGTGATTGTCTTCGAGAAGATGCACGCGCTGATGGTGAATAGCCCGACAATCCTGCGCAACGTGGGCCTGGTCGTGATCGACGAGCTGCAAATGCTCGGGGACGAGACGCGCGGCCCGGCGCTTGAGATTCTTCTGACGAAGGTGCTGCTCGCCGCGCACAAGCCTCAGATCATCTGTCTCTCCGCGGTACTCGGGAACGCGAAAGACCTGGCGAACTGGCTGGGCGCGACGCTCTGCGAAGATCACAGACGACCCGTCGAGCTGCGGCGCGGGGTGCTTTACCAGGGCCTCTTCAGCTACATGGAGCACAACGAGAAAAGGCAGAGTTCCGAGCCGTTGGCCGGATCGAATGGCGAGGCGAATCGGCTCGCCATTCTCGTTGAGCAGGTCAGATCGCTGGCGACGCGCGGTGAGCAGAGCCTGGTCTTCTGCCGGAGCAAGAAGGAATGCATGGAGACCGCACGTCCAATCGCGGCGGCGCTTGACCTTGGCCACGCGGATGGCGCGCTTACGGAATTGCGGGATCTTGAGGACTCGGATGGAAAAGACTATCTGGCGAAGCTGCTTCAACGGCGCGTGGCGTTCCACAACGCCGATCTGGATTGGCACCAGCGCGAGGTCATCGAGCGCGCGTTCCGCCGCGGCGAGATCCTCGTGGTTTGTTCCACGACGACTCTCGCGATGGGGTTGAATCTGCCGGCGCGCAACGTCTTCATCGACACGGAACGATGGGAACGGGATCGGGCTGGGCGCTGGACAACCGTTCCTATCAGCCAGGCCGAATACGAGAACATCAGCGGTCGTGCCGGCCGCCTGGGGCTAGAGAAGAACTTTGGCCGTGCGATTGTCATCGCGGAGAGCGAGTTCGATCAGGACAGGCTGTTCGAGACCTACGTGCGGGGTGAGCTGGGTGACCTCGAGCCCGCGCTTGCGACGGTCCCGCTGTCGCAGCACGTACTGAACCTGGTCGCGTCGCGCATGTGCCATTCGGAAGCGGAGATTCGCGAAATTCTGCTGGCTTCATATACGGGCTCAGTACATTGGCGCGGCGACGGCCGAGAAGCGGGATTTGCGGAGAAGCTGCATGAGGCGATTCATCACTGCGTCGATGGCGGGTTGATCGTTCGCGGTAAGAAGGGGCTGGAGGCGACCGAGATCGGCAAGCTGGCCGCCGCCAGAGGTGTCGCGGTGGATACCGCTATTGAGATGCACGCATTCCTGCGGGATGGCGCTGAACGGGCGAGCGAAATCGGCACATTCGAGGTGGTCTGGCACCTGACGGGCACGGCCGATGGCCAACGCATCCACTTCAACCTCTCGAAGAGTGAATGGCAGTCCGGAGAGTACGCAGCCATCCTGACCACGGAGCTGGGTTCTGTCGCTCCCGCGGTCCGCCGGCGGCTCCGCGCTGAAATCGGGAATCTGGAAATTAGCTACGAGAGCACGCAGCGGGCCAAAAAGGCGCTCCTGCTGTGCGACTGGGTGCGCGGTCTGCCCACGAGGCAGATCGAGGCGCGCTTTCACTGCTTCGCTGGGAGTATCTCCGGACTCGGGAGCGAGTTCGCGTGGCTGGCCGAAACGTCAACCGGAATGGCCAAGGTCATCGGCTGGCCGAACGAGTCAGTGGCGCGGTTGGAGTCCCTGTCAGGACAGCTCGTCCACGGCGTTGAATCGGCGGGCTTGCCGCTCACGGCCATCCGCCTTCGCGGGTTCAGCCGCGGTCGAATCATGGCGCTCGTTGCGAAGGGCTGGCACGCGATGGAGAAGCTGATCGCCGCCCCGCTCGAGGAGTTGCGCAAACTGGTGACAAAGCCGGTCGCGGAGGCCCTCCGCGATCAAGTCGCTCGACTGCTGGAGCGAAAAGCGGCGCAGGCGGACGATGCGTCTCAGGCGGCTGGCGGCGCGCCGGCTGGTTCCGATGAGTCGGGCGAGCCGCCAGACTGGGAACCAACTTATTCGCCCGCTGATGACCTCGGCGCACGGTACGAGAGTGATGCGACGGTCCATCTGGACGGGCAAGCGAACAAGAAGCGCCATCTCGTCCTGATCAATAACCAGGACGTCTATGTCACGCAGCAGTCGTTCGAGACCGCCCTGAAGCTGGCCATCAAAGCCAAGTCGTCAGATCTGGGGTGGGTGCCGGTGCAGCAGATTTGCGCGGATGATAATCACCATCAGGTCATTCGGCGGCTCAGGCAGGATCTGGAGCCGGCCGGTCTGGATGTGAACAAACTCGTCGAGAACAACAGCAGCAAGTCCTATAGGTTCTCGGTTCCTCCCGATCTTATCAGCTGGAACGACTCGCGCATCCGCGCTCACGCGCCACAACTCGCAAATCTGCTAGACGCCGCGGCCGAATCCGCGTAG
- the tmoS gene encoding Sensor histidine kinase TmoS, which yields MSVSAELSEQLLRLTLDALPVYLLLLDAAGGIIFANAAWTRFTRAVGLCTPHAGVGEDYFALCETLPGCDARAFRTAAASIRDVLHGRRESCSSEFSCETGEGRSWYELHARRVETKGRPLLVVTHLDITARKQAKENAIRQHAELAHIARVATAGEIMAGVAHELNQPLTAISNYAQGCVTRLRDGVAAGELTGALSQIMRLAQKSGDIIRRTRNMARKSPPRRSTLNVNDLVHEVLQILHHELVAHGVTVHIQLAEDLPSVFGDAVQVHQVLTNLVLNAIAAVKQMDHAQRELHVTSHARRRSVEVSVIDSGPGFAETPDKLFEPFHTTKPDGLGMGLTISRSIVEAHGGTMRAERAADRTAFRFWLPIQGGAAGV from the coding sequence GTGTCAGTCAGCGCGGAACTCTCGGAACAACTTCTGCGCTTGACGCTCGACGCGTTGCCCGTGTACTTGCTCCTTCTCGATGCCGCGGGTGGGATTATCTTTGCCAACGCCGCGTGGACGCGCTTCACGCGCGCCGTCGGGCTGTGCACGCCACACGCGGGCGTTGGAGAAGACTATTTCGCGCTTTGTGAGACCCTTCCCGGCTGCGACGCGCGAGCGTTCAGAACGGCGGCGGCCAGCATTCGCGACGTCCTGCACGGGCGGCGCGAATCCTGCTCATCAGAATTCTCATGCGAGACCGGGGAAGGCCGGAGCTGGTATGAATTGCACGCCCGGCGTGTCGAGACGAAGGGGCGCCCGCTCCTGGTCGTTACCCATCTCGACATCACCGCACGCAAACAAGCCAAGGAGAATGCGATCCGGCAGCACGCGGAGCTGGCGCACATTGCGCGGGTGGCGACGGCCGGCGAGATCATGGCCGGCGTCGCGCACGAATTGAATCAGCCGCTCACGGCAATCAGCAACTATGCGCAGGGTTGCGTCACGAGGCTGCGAGACGGCGTCGCCGCCGGCGAACTGACCGGCGCACTCAGCCAGATCATGCGGCTGGCGCAGAAATCAGGCGACATCATCCGCCGCACCCGCAACATGGCGCGCAAATCGCCTCCTCGACGGTCCACCCTCAATGTCAATGACCTCGTTCACGAAGTTCTGCAAATCCTGCACCATGAGCTGGTCGCTCATGGCGTGACCGTTCATATCCAATTGGCGGAAGACCTGCCCTCGGTGTTTGGCGACGCGGTCCAGGTTCACCAGGTGCTGACCAATCTGGTGCTCAACGCGATCGCAGCCGTCAAGCAGATGGACCACGCTCAGCGCGAGTTGCACGTGACGTCGCACGCCCGGCGCCGCTCGGTCGAGGTATCCGTGATTGATTCGGGGCCGGGGTTCGCCGAAACGCCCGACAAACTCTTCGAGCCGTTTCATACTACCAAGCCGGACGGCCTCGGAATGGGGCTCACGATCAGCCGGTCCATCGTCGAAGCCCACGGCGGGACGATGCGCGCCGAGCGCGCCGCGGACCGCACCGCGTTCCGGTTCTGGCTTCCGATCCAGGGCGGTGCGGCCGGTGTCTAG
- the pleD_4 gene encoding Response regulator PleD, whose amino-acid sequence MQNSGSRTIVVIDDDEPTRLLVTRTLERGGFRVVACADGVAGMAAIRDMNCGIVMSDWCMPGMDGLEVVRNVRELQELEALGAIHFVLLTANGDKSMIVRGLEAGADDYLVKPFHREEMLARVRAGERILELQEEALRRQIELAKKGLELQQLAQRMRLLADTDALTGLANRRCFFERFSSFWAMSQRFDHPLGCIMLDIDHFKSVNDTHGHEVGDAVLTRVARAVKATVRRYDVCGRVGGEEFAVACPETDLIGTAVLAERLREAVAEIVIAEGDARITPTVSAGAAQRSPDQQTPDALLAEADRLLYVAKQAGRNRVAVAGEAAPPSVGAAVVCGPSSRPPPSTGPQP is encoded by the coding sequence ATGCAGAATTCCGGCTCCCGCACCATTGTCGTCATCGACGACGACGAACCCACGCGGCTGCTTGTCACGCGCACGCTGGAACGCGGCGGATTTCGCGTGGTCGCTTGCGCCGACGGCGTCGCCGGCATGGCCGCGATCCGCGACATGAACTGCGGCATCGTCATGAGCGACTGGTGCATGCCCGGCATGGACGGCCTGGAAGTCGTGCGCAACGTGCGCGAGCTGCAGGAGCTGGAAGCCCTCGGCGCGATTCACTTCGTGCTGCTCACGGCCAACGGTGACAAGAGCATGATTGTTCGCGGGCTCGAAGCCGGGGCCGACGACTACCTCGTCAAGCCCTTCCACCGCGAGGAGATGCTGGCCCGCGTCCGCGCCGGCGAGCGAATCCTGGAGCTTCAGGAGGAAGCCCTGCGGCGGCAGATCGAGCTGGCTAAGAAAGGTCTGGAGCTGCAACAGCTCGCCCAGCGCATGCGCCTGCTGGCCGACACGGACGCGCTCACCGGGCTGGCCAACCGCCGCTGTTTCTTCGAACGCTTCAGCAGCTTCTGGGCCATGAGCCAGCGCTTCGACCATCCGCTCGGCTGCATCATGCTGGACATCGATCACTTTAAGAGCGTGAATGACACGCACGGCCACGAAGTGGGCGACGCCGTGCTGACGCGCGTCGCCCGGGCCGTGAAGGCGACCGTACGTCGCTACGATGTCTGCGGCCGCGTCGGCGGCGAGGAATTCGCGGTAGCCTGCCCCGAAACCGACCTGATCGGGACGGCCGTCCTGGCCGAGCGGCTGCGCGAGGCGGTCGCTGAAATCGTCATCGCCGAGGGCGATGCGCGTATCACGCCGACGGTCAGCGCCGGCGCAGCCCAGCGGAGCCCGGACCAGCAAACGCCCGATGCGCTGCTGGCCGAGGCCGACCGCTTGCTGTACGTCGCCAAGCAAGCCGGCCGCAACCGCGTGGCGGTTGCTGGGGAAGCGGCCCCGCCGTCAGTGGGCGCGGCCGTTGTGTGCGGGCCATCGTCGCGTCCGCCGCCGTCAACGGGTCCCCAACCGTGA